A stretch of DNA from Triticum dicoccoides isolate Atlit2015 ecotype Zavitan chromosome 2A, WEW_v2.0, whole genome shotgun sequence:
TTGACATTGTAAGTTGTAACAATATTTGTTTGACTTGTTGTAGATACCTCATCTAAGGCCTACTGAGTACAAAAGATCCAGATTATCCAGGAACAGGAGAACAGTGAACCGTCCTTATGGTGGTGTTCTATCTGGTCAGGCTGTTAGGGAGAGGTTAGTGCATCTTGTAGTAACTGCTGGGTTAGCGTTCTCTATCGTCTGTTATCTAACATGTTTGTTACAGGATCGTCCGTGCTTTCCTTGTCGAAGAGCAAAAGATTGTGaagaaggttttgaagatccagAAGACCAAGGAGAAGCAGCCATCAAAGTGAAATGGCCGAGGCTTTTTTTTGGAGGACAGATGGTGATGAGTGTTCAGTCAAGCCTGCGCCGTATGCTAAGCCTGTGGTTATTGAATTAAGCTAGAGATTTCCGTCCATTTTCTTGTTCCGAGGGTGGATCTGGATCTCATTACCCGTATGCTATTACTTTGTGTTTGACGGTTTGACCTGAGTACTTGGTTATATTACAGTTTTGGATACCCTTTGCAGTATTGTTCGTGTATTTCTACTGCAAGCTGCAGTATTTTCTGGCAATATTTGAAGATTCTTGATGCAGCGTTGTAGCTAATTTGGTATTCAAAACCTACAACTGATTTCATCTGCTTGCACGGCAACACACGATTGTTTGTTTGTGTGGCTGGTCCATCGAGTTACCCCTATATTTGTCATGAAACAGAGCTGAGCTACGCAACTATTTAGGGTGTCGGCGAAAGTCTCTTGCAGGTCCCGGGTGTGCTCACGGCACGTTTTCTCCTTCGCGTGCTGTGATCGTACGATGGCAATAGCGATTGATGAAACTGCTTGAGAGATACAGTTGGTATCATGCAACATGGTCGTAGCACACGTGACATCTATATAGACCTCAAGTGCTTCCAAGTCCTCTGGCCACTCGGAAGTGCACAGGTTAGAGCTACAGCCGGATCTTTTATATTGCCCTGCACCGACGGCCTGGTCAGTGACTCGTCACCCAGCCATACCTCTCATACGGGTCTTATATATACGGGTTGGCCGACACCATTTATACCCAGCACATATCCCTAGCCATACCTCTCATACGGGTTGGCCGACACCATTTATACCCAGCCCATATCTAAGACGATTGTGGGAGAGGCCTAGACGTGTTTGCCATGTCAGATCCGGCTCATGTTGGTCCACCCTGACCCAACAAATATCCTCCATGCTATCCGCATCCAGACGTAACCCTAGCCACTTGCCACTCCACTTCACTTCAAGTCCGCACCggtctgtcctcccccaactcctctGCGGCGATCTCTGGCCTCGACATGGCGAGCATCGGATATGATTCCGACAACTCCGAGTTCATCGACTGGGACCTCGTCCCCACAGGAGTTGGCCATCCGCCTGGCTCTCCGCCGCTCTCAAGAGGAATTCGCCCGAGCACCGCGGACCGAGTTGCTACAGCGGGAATCCGCCCACGCCGGTAGCTCGAGGCACGGGACCGTGGCGGATCGCCATGCCCAACCGGGCGGCTCCAGGATGGCGACGCAACCCCTGTCGTGGAGCCTCGTCCCCATGACGTCGATCTCTGAGTAGAAGGCCAATGCTAGTAGATGGCCCGCTCATGGATGCGCCTAGGACTGGTATGCCCGCCAAGTGAGGGAGAGGGTGCGGCAAACAACGAAGGCAGAGTCGCATGCCGCGTCGGACAGAACCGAGGATGCCTCTCCAGGCCCGCATCCTCGTCAAGCAGCAAGTCTGGATGGTGCGTGCCCTCAGAAAAAGGAGCAAACTCTGGCGGTATGTGCCCTCGCCAGACTGCTCCAAagaggaggaggccgatgatggatTAGACAACTCCGACAGTGAGTAGATCTGACTCGACGTCTTTGGTCGCTACTTGTGCGACGAAGACGACAAGGGCAAGGGTAAGGACAGTTGTGGGTGAACTTTCTCCATAGCTCTAGTATTTagaacatgccaatttttgatagtcGGTGGCATGTATTAGCCTTACTAGCAAATGAGCCCGTGTGTTGCAACTGGAGGAGAAAATATCGCACAGCCCTAACCCAATACCATGACTAAGACCTACAATATGTCTTGTTGAGGTGTCTCTTTCTCTTGGCATAAGATGAGAAATCTGTTTTTATGCAAAATTTTGCCGATGCGTACATGCACAGTTATCGACGGTTTGTTTCTTCTCCAATTTTGCTTTGATGAGGTGTTCATTGCAATCCGGGTCAGTGTCGGTACGAAAGAAGATGGATCGTGCGCTATTGATTAAGGTTTCACCCTAaatagcatttaaaatatttaacatGTAAACTAACATCATATTCATATTCAAGAGtggtcgatcacggtggcctctgaagtaccactcaataatATCACAAACAACTGAGACGCCACCGACcgtattgccaaatgggctatagagCTCTTAGCATtcgaaataacatacaagccacgccgagctattaaatctcaggtgttggctgacttcgtcgccaaatggacagaagccgaactccctaaagagtacaacacatactccaactgggtgatgtacttcgacggctccaaaatgttagccggACCGGGGGCTGGTGTCATCCTAATATCTCGTGCAGGGGACACAGTCTGTTATGTATTACAACTCATGTATACGGATTCTAATAATGCAGTCGAATATGAAGCGCTCCTGCATGGACTCCGGATGGCCGtttctatgggcatacaacgcctcgaACTACATGGGaattcgaacctcgtgatatcccaaataaatggagaattcgaCGCAAAGGATCCAAAGATGGTAGCTTACCGCAATGCCATACTTAGAATATCCGCTcgatttgaggggctcgagtttcatcatgtggctcgagatagTAATCAGGAAGTGGACATCCTTGCTCGTCTGggagctaaacgcgaccccgtcctccctaacacctttttggagaagctttTCAAACCATCCATGGTATGGCAGGACGAGAGCGGAAATAATAGTCCGGCGCTGATCATACCCCCGGACGCCGAACATGATTCGGATACCATCGGGGGCTCGAGCACCGAGCCTACACCTTCCTTAATAGGCcggacccttcttggcctaccttaataggcaggatcTCTCTAACGATCAGAACGAGGTCCATCGCATAGTCCGACGCTCTAAGGCttataaagtccacgagggagagctctacaagaaaagcaccaccggagtacttcaaagatgtatctccgaacaggaggggcggcagctcttggccaaaATACATGCTGGCCTCggtggtcatcacgccgcagcccgagccctAGTAAGTAAAGCCTTTCGtacaggcttcttctggcccacagcCCGAGCGGACGCACAGGCCcttgtactgttggggaacgttgcagaaaacaaatttttttcctacgtttcaccaagatcaatctatggagtcaactagcagcgagaggagagtgcatctacatacccttgtagatcgcgagctgaagcgttcaagagaacggggatgatggagtcgtactcgccgtgatccaaatcaccgatgaccaagtgccgaacggatggcacctccgcgttcaacacacgtatggagcggatgacggctcctccttcttgatccagcaagggggaaggagaggttgatgaagatccagcagcacgacggcgtggtggtggatgcagcagtgatcgcagcagggcttcgccgagcttctgcgagagggagaggtgtagcaagggagagggaggcgccaagacttgaggtgtgtgctgccctccctccccccatttATATAGGCCCtgctaggggggtgcgccggccctaggagatgggatctcctaggggggcggcggccaagggggtggagtaccccccaaggcaagtggaggcgccccctcccctagggttcccaaccctaggcgcatggggggcccaagggggggggcgcaccagcccactatgggctggttcccctccccacttcagcccatggggccctccgggatgggtggccccacccggtggacccccgggaccctttcggtggtcccggtacaataccggtgacccccgaaactctcccgatggccgaaactgcacttcctatatataattcttcacatccggaccattccggaactcctcgtgatgtctgggatctcatgcgggactccgaacaactttcgggttactgcatactcatatctctacaaccctagcgtcaccgaaccttaagtgtgtagaccctacgggttcgggagacacgtagacatgaccgagacggctctccggtcaataaccaacagcgggatatggatacccatgttggctcccacatgctcctcgatgatctcatcggatgaaccacgatgtcgaggacttaatcaatcccatatacaattccctttgtcaatcggtacgttacttgcccgagactcgatcgtcggtatcccaatacctcgttcagtctcgttaccggcaagtcactttactcgtaccgtaatgcatgatcccgtgatcaaccacttgatcactttgagctcattgtgatgatgcattaccgagtgggcctagagatacctctccgtcatacggagtgacaaatcccagtctcgattcgtgccaacccaacagacactttcggagatacctgtaatgtacctttatagtcacccagttacgttgtgacgtttggcacacccaaggcactcctacggtatccgggagttgcacaatctcatggtctaaggaaatgatacttgacactcagaaaagctacagcaaacaaactacacgatctttgagctaagcttaggattgggtcttgtccatcacatcattctcctaatgatgtgatcccgttatcaatgacatccaatgtccatagtcaggaaaccatgactatcttttgatcaacgagctagtcaactagaggctcactagggacgtgttgtggtctatgtgttcacacatgtattacgatttccgaataacacaattatagcatgaacaatagacaattatcatgaac
This window harbors:
- the LOC119355375 gene encoding 60S ribosomal protein L34-like, with protein sequence MVQRLTYRKRHSYATKSNQTRVVKTPGGRLVYQYTKKRASGPKCPVTGKKIQGIPHLRPTEYKRSRLSRNRRTVNRPYGGVLSGQAVRERIVRAFLVEEQKIVKKVLKIQKTKEKQPSK